A stretch of the Tannerella serpentiformis genome encodes the following:
- the dnaE gene encoding DNA polymerase III subunit alpha produces the protein MEPFVHLHVHSQYSLLDGQSSIDALIDKAQRDGMPAIALTDHGNMFGIKEFYNKVKKKNSKYTATIKDCEKELRALSDKEHPTDEETERIRKLSEKISTCRQSLFKPIIGCECYCARNGRLQKQEKDDLGGWHLLVLAKNFTGYKNLIKLVSLAWTEGFYRNPRIDKELLERYHEGLIVSSACLGGEIPQLIMAGKQDKAEESLLWFKGLFGEDFYLELQRHETHAPDADMTTYPKQVEVNRVLMELSRKHGVKLIATNDAHFVNEDDADAHERLICLSTGKEINDPNRMRYSKQEWIKTTAEMNAIFADVPEALRNTVEIADKVEMYSIDSPALMPFFQIDPSFGSEEAYRAKYTAKDLMEEFNDTDAEGRVVSDNYLRLGGYEKVIRIKFEADYLRHLTFERARELNRYDGVISDEARDRIDFELNTIKKMGFPGYFLIVQDFIAAARRMGVSVGPGRGSAAGSVVAYCLGITDIDPIKYDLLFERFLNPDRISMPDIDIDFDDDGRSEVLKWVTEKYGQDHVAHIITYGTMAAKLAIKDVARVEQLPLRESNRLAKLVPDRVNSLKTAIEVVPELKEAANSPNPILRDTLKYAQKLEGNVRNTGVHACGVIIGRQDISDIVPVATAEDKETKETLLVTQYEGSVIEETGLIKMDFLGLKTLSIIKEAIENIRQTTGEVVDIDNIPIDDKLTYDLFCAGRTVATFQFESAGMQKYLKELQPTEFEDLIAMNALYRPGPMDHIPAFIARKQGREEIRYDIPEMERYLKNTYGITVYQEQVMLLSRLLAGFTRGQSDTLRKAMGKKLIDKMMELKEKFLEGGARNGHDRRTLEKIWGEWEKFASYAFNKSHATCYSWLAYQTAYLKAHYPSEYMAAVLSRNLSNIKEITKAMDECRAMKIRVLGPDVNESHRKFGVNRKGDIRFGLVAVKGMGESAALALIEEREKHGPYKDIFDFVERVPSAACNKKTLETLAISGAFDSLGVDREPFFVENDRKETFTDVLLRYSNKFKLDRQSTSFSLFGADDAVQIARPDIPRFDAWSALERLNREKELVGIYLSAHPLDEYRIILNHVCNMTMQDVDSREWESFQGRQLSLGGIVTGYREGLTKNGKPYGIIRIEDLSGSGEIPLFGDDYINFGKYGREGLYLFVNATVQPRRWKESEFDFRISTIRLLQDVKDSLVQSIRINAPIDALNEQTISELSAIVKSHPGKTQLSFYILGRDHVALNLYSHDVRIRVTEELVDFIRESGNMDFTINQS, from the coding sequence ATGGAACCCTTCGTTCATCTACACGTTCATTCGCAATACTCGCTGCTCGATGGCCAGTCGTCTATCGATGCGCTGATCGATAAGGCGCAGCGTGACGGCATGCCTGCCATCGCCTTGACCGATCATGGAAACATGTTTGGCATCAAGGAGTTTTACAACAAGGTCAAGAAGAAGAATAGTAAGTACACCGCCACCATCAAGGACTGCGAGAAGGAGCTGCGTGCGCTCAGCGATAAGGAGCATCCGACGGACGAGGAGACGGAGCGCATACGCAAACTCTCGGAGAAGATCAGCACCTGTCGCCAGAGTCTCTTCAAGCCTATCATCGGCTGCGAGTGCTACTGCGCGCGCAACGGTCGGCTCCAGAAGCAGGAAAAGGACGACCTGGGCGGCTGGCACCTCTTGGTCTTAGCTAAGAATTTCACGGGCTACAAGAACCTCATCAAGCTCGTTTCGCTGGCCTGGACGGAGGGCTTTTATCGCAATCCGAGGATCGATAAGGAGCTTTTGGAACGCTATCACGAGGGACTGATCGTCTCCTCGGCTTGCCTCGGGGGCGAGATCCCGCAACTGATCATGGCCGGTAAGCAGGACAAGGCCGAGGAGTCGCTGCTGTGGTTCAAAGGGCTCTTCGGCGAAGATTTCTACCTCGAGTTGCAACGCCACGAGACGCATGCGCCGGATGCGGACATGACGACGTATCCGAAGCAGGTGGAGGTGAACCGGGTGCTGATGGAGCTTTCGCGAAAGCACGGCGTGAAGCTGATCGCTACGAACGACGCGCATTTCGTGAACGAGGATGACGCCGATGCGCACGAGCGACTGATCTGCCTCAGCACAGGCAAGGAGATCAACGACCCGAACCGCATGCGATACTCCAAACAGGAGTGGATCAAGACGACGGCCGAGATGAACGCCATCTTCGCCGATGTGCCCGAGGCGCTGCGCAACACCGTAGAGATCGCTGACAAGGTGGAGATGTACTCCATCGACTCGCCGGCGCTGATGCCCTTCTTCCAGATCGATCCGTCGTTCGGATCGGAGGAGGCGTATCGGGCTAAATACACCGCCAAAGACCTCATGGAGGAGTTCAACGATACGGATGCCGAGGGGCGCGTCGTGTCGGACAATTACCTGCGTCTGGGGGGCTACGAGAAGGTGATCCGCATCAAGTTCGAAGCCGACTACCTGCGCCACCTTACCTTCGAGCGTGCCCGGGAGCTGAACCGTTACGACGGCGTGATCTCGGACGAGGCGCGCGACCGCATCGACTTCGAGCTGAACACGATCAAGAAGATGGGCTTCCCGGGTTACTTCCTCATCGTGCAAGACTTCATCGCAGCGGCGCGTCGGATGGGCGTATCCGTAGGGCCCGGGCGTGGATCGGCCGCAGGATCGGTCGTGGCCTATTGCCTCGGCATTACGGACATCGACCCGATCAAGTACGACCTGCTGTTCGAGCGTTTCCTCAATCCGGACCGTATCTCGATGCCTGATATCGACATCGACTTCGACGACGACGGTCGCAGCGAGGTGCTCAAATGGGTGACGGAGAAATACGGGCAGGATCACGTGGCCCACATCATCACCTATGGCACGATGGCTGCCAAATTGGCCATTAAGGACGTGGCGCGTGTGGAGCAACTACCACTCCGGGAGTCGAATCGGCTGGCTAAGCTGGTCCCCGACCGCGTGAACTCGCTCAAGACGGCCATTGAGGTCGTGCCCGAGCTGAAGGAGGCGGCCAACAGTCCGAACCCCATCCTGCGCGACACGCTGAAATACGCGCAGAAACTGGAGGGCAATGTGCGCAACACCGGTGTGCATGCCTGCGGCGTGATCATCGGTCGGCAGGACATCTCGGACATCGTGCCCGTGGCTACGGCCGAGGATAAGGAGACGAAGGAGACACTGCTCGTGACGCAATATGAAGGCTCCGTGATCGAAGAAACGGGCCTGATCAAGATGGACTTCCTCGGCCTCAAAACGCTTTCGATTATCAAGGAGGCGATCGAGAACATCCGTCAAACGACGGGCGAGGTGGTCGATATCGATAACATCCCCATCGACGACAAACTGACCTACGACCTCTTCTGTGCCGGACGCACCGTGGCCACCTTCCAGTTCGAGTCGGCCGGTATGCAGAAGTATCTCAAGGAACTCCAGCCGACGGAGTTCGAGGATCTCATCGCCATGAACGCCCTCTATCGCCCCGGACCGATGGACCATATCCCCGCCTTCATCGCCCGCAAGCAGGGACGCGAGGAGATCCGTTACGACATCCCCGAGATGGAGCGCTACCTGAAGAATACGTACGGCATCACCGTCTATCAAGAGCAGGTCATGCTCCTCTCGCGCCTCCTGGCCGGCTTTACACGCGGGCAGAGCGACACGCTCCGCAAGGCGATGGGAAAGAAACTCATCGATAAGATGATGGAGCTGAAAGAGAAGTTCCTCGAGGGCGGCGCCCGCAACGGTCACGACCGCAGGACGCTGGAAAAGATCTGGGGCGAGTGGGAGAAATTCGCCTCCTACGCCTTCAATAAAAGTCACGCCACGTGCTACTCCTGGCTGGCTTACCAGACGGCTTACCTCAAGGCCCACTATCCGTCGGAATACATGGCGGCCGTGCTCAGTCGCAACCTCTCGAACATCAAGGAAATCACCAAGGCCATGGACGAATGCCGGGCCATGAAGATCCGCGTCTTGGGGCCGGACGTGAACGAGTCGCACCGCAAGTTTGGCGTCAACCGTAAGGGCGACATCCGCTTCGGACTGGTGGCCGTCAAAGGCATGGGCGAGAGTGCCGCGCTGGCCCTCATCGAGGAGCGCGAAAAGCATGGGCCCTACAAGGACATCTTCGACTTCGTTGAGCGCGTGCCCTCCGCGGCGTGCAACAAGAAGACCCTCGAAACGCTGGCCATCTCAGGCGCCTTCGATAGCCTCGGCGTCGACCGCGAGCCCTTCTTCGTGGAGAACGATCGCAAGGAGACCTTCACCGACGTCCTCCTGCGCTACAGCAACAAGTTCAAGCTCGACCGTCAGAGCACCTCCTTCTCCCTCTTTGGCGCCGACGACGCCGTGCAGATAGCCCGCCCGGACATCCCGCGCTTCGACGCCTGGAGCGCCCTGGAGCGCCTCAATCGCGAGAAGGAGCTGGTCGGCATCTACCTCTCGGCCCACCCCCTGGACGAGTATCGCATCATCCTCAACCACGTCTGCAACATGACCATGCAGGACGTCGACAGCCGCGAATGGGAGAGCTTCCAAGGCCGACAACTCTCGCTCGGAGGCATCGTCACCGGCTATCGCGAAGGCCTCACCAAGAACGGCAAGCCCTACGGCATCATCCGTATCGAAGACCTTTCCGGCAGCGGTGAGATCCCTCTCTTTGGCGATGACTACATCAACTTCGGCAAGTACGGCCGCGAAGGGCTCTACCTCTTCGTCAACGCCACCGTGCAGCCGCGGCGCTGGAAGGAGTCCGAGTTCGACTTCCGCATCTCCACCATCCGCCTCCTGCAGGACGTCAAGGACAGCCTCGTGCAATCGATCCGCATCAACGCCCCCATCGACGCCCTGAACGAACAAACCATCAGCGAGCTCTCAGCCATCGTCAAGAGCCATCCCGGTAAGACGCAGCTCAGCTTCTACATCCTCGGTCGCGACCACGTGGCATTGAATTTGTATTCCCACGACGTCCGTATCCGCGTCACCGAGGAGCTTGTCGACTTCATTCGCGAGTCTGGCAACATGGACTTCACCATCAATCAATCATAA
- the trxA gene encoding thioredoxin translates to MSVVNVSDANYKEVLAAGQPVVLDFWAEWCGPCRMVSPIIDELAEEYDGRITVGKVNVDENDTVVAEYGIRNIPTVLFFKDGQVVDKQVGAGQKAAFVEKMNKLL, encoded by the coding sequence ATGTCAGTAGTAAACGTATCAGATGCAAACTACAAGGAAGTGTTAGCAGCCGGCCAGCCGGTAGTACTTGACTTTTGGGCCGAATGGTGTGGTCCCTGCCGCATGGTCAGCCCCATCATCGACGAGCTGGCCGAGGAGTACGACGGCCGCATCACCGTCGGTAAGGTCAACGTAGACGAGAACGACACCGTCGTGGCCGAATACGGTATCCGTAACATCCCCACCGTCCTCTTCTTCAAAGACGGACAGGTGGTCGACAAGCAAGTCGGCGCCGGACAGAAAGCCGCCTTCGTGGAGAAGATGAATAAGCTGCTTTAA
- the rplM gene encoding 50S ribosomal protein L13, with the protein MDTLSYKTISANKATVNKEWVVVDADGQTLGRLCSKIAKLLRGKYKPNFTPHVDCGDNVIVINADKVVLTGNKWNDRVYLSYTGYPGGQRETTPARLKAKGEDRLFRKVVKGMLPKNRLGDKLLGNLYVYAGTEHKHEAQQPKSIDINSLN; encoded by the coding sequence GTGGATACGTTAAGTTACAAGACCATTTCTGCGAACAAAGCAACCGTAAACAAGGAATGGGTGGTCGTCGATGCAGACGGCCAAACGTTGGGACGCCTGTGCTCCAAGATCGCCAAGTTGCTCCGGGGCAAGTACAAACCCAACTTCACTCCGCACGTGGATTGCGGAGACAATGTCATCGTGATTAATGCCGACAAAGTCGTTTTGACCGGCAACAAGTGGAACGATCGCGTCTATTTGAGCTACACCGGCTACCCCGGTGGACAGCGCGAGACAACCCCCGCACGCCTCAAGGCCAAGGGTGAAGATCGCCTCTTCCGCAAAGTGGTAAAAGGCATGCTGCCCAAAAATCGTCTGGGCGATAAGCTGCTCGGCAACCTCTACGTGTATGCCGGCACCGAACACAAACATGAGGCGCAACAGCCCAAGTCGATAGATATTAATTCACTCAACTGA
- the rpsI gene encoding 30S ribosomal protein S9, protein METVNAIGRRKAAIARVYISEGTGKITVNRRELADYFPSSILQFVVKQPLNTLSVAEQYDIKLNLVGGGFKGQSEAARLAITRALIKINPESKPALKAEGFVTRDPREVERKKPGRPKARKRFQFSKR, encoded by the coding sequence ATGGAAACAGTAAATGCAATCGGAAGGCGTAAAGCCGCCATCGCACGCGTGTATATCAGCGAAGGAACGGGCAAGATCACGGTCAATCGCCGCGAACTGGCCGACTATTTCCCCTCCTCCATCCTGCAGTTCGTCGTTAAGCAACCCCTGAACACCCTCAGCGTGGCCGAGCAGTACGACATCAAGCTCAACCTCGTAGGCGGAGGCTTCAAAGGACAATCCGAAGCAGCCCGTCTGGCCATCACCCGTGCATTGATCAAGATCAATCCCGAGTCGAAGCCTGCACTGAAGGCTGAAGGATTCGTCACCCGCGACCCCCGTGAGGTGGAACGTAAGAAACCGGGACGTCCCAAAGCACGCAAGCGCTTCCAGTTCAGCAAACGTTGA
- the rpsB gene encoding 30S ribosomal protein S2, producing the protein MSRLSFEQLLEAGVHFGHLKRKWNPAMAPYIFMERNGIHIIDLYKTAAKVDEAADALKNIAAGKGRILFVATKKQAKQIVAEKASSVGMPYVIERWPGGMLTNFPTIRKAIKKMSTIDKMSKDGTFDNLSKREKLQITRQRAKLEKMLGSIADLNRLPSALFVVDVLKEHIAVREAQRLGIPVFAIVDTNSDPSNIDFVIPANDDATKSIELIVGTVCQAIHEGLQESKARDKEEDERNHAAEEGAGEDNPRRDRRAKSNARRSRRDDEARPAAEAEASAAEGQATSEE; encoded by the coding sequence ATGTCAAGACTTAGTTTCGAACAGTTATTAGAAGCAGGCGTACACTTCGGACACTTAAAAAGGAAGTGGAACCCTGCCATGGCTCCATACATCTTCATGGAGCGCAACGGTATTCACATCATCGATCTGTATAAAACAGCCGCCAAGGTGGACGAGGCCGCCGATGCCCTCAAGAACATCGCCGCCGGTAAGGGACGCATCCTTTTCGTGGCCACCAAGAAGCAGGCTAAGCAGATCGTAGCCGAAAAGGCCTCCTCCGTAGGTATGCCCTACGTCATCGAGCGCTGGCCCGGAGGCATGCTTACCAACTTCCCCACCATCCGCAAGGCCATCAAGAAAATGTCCACCATCGACAAGATGAGTAAGGACGGCACGTTTGATAACCTCTCCAAGCGCGAAAAACTCCAAATCACCCGCCAGCGCGCCAAGCTCGAGAAGATGCTCGGCTCTATCGCTGACCTCAACCGCTTGCCATCGGCACTCTTCGTCGTAGACGTACTCAAGGAGCACATCGCCGTACGCGAAGCACAGCGCCTCGGCATTCCCGTCTTCGCCATCGTCGACACCAACTCCGATCCGAGCAATATCGACTTCGTCATCCCCGCTAACGACGACGCCACCAAGTCCATCGAGCTGATCGTCGGCACCGTCTGCCAGGCCATTCACGAAGGCCTCCAAGAGAGCAAGGCCCGCGATAAGGAAGAAGACGAGCGCAACCACGCCGCTGAAGAGGGAGCCGGCGAAGACAATCCGCGTCGCGATCGCCGCGCCAAGTCGAACGCCCGCCGCTCACGTCGTGACGACGAGGCTCGTCCTGCAGCCGAAGCTGAAGCCTCGGCCGCCGAAGGACAAGCCACCTCAGAGGAATAA
- the tsf gene encoding translation elongation factor Ts has protein sequence MAVTMADITHLRKMSGAGMMDCKKALEEADNDFEKAMEIIRKKGQAVAAKRSDREAAEGCVLAADEGGFAAIVALKCETDFVAKNADFVALTQDILNAAMTGKPASKEALLAATLQGGRTVENHITDRIGVTGEKMELGYYESVQGAATVSYIHPGNKLASIVAFNEPVDHHVAREIAMQVAAMNPVAVTPDEVPAHVLDTEREVARDKARQAGKPENLLDRIAEGALQKYFKENTLLQQEYVKDAKLTVQQYLQQQSKTLTVTAFKRVTLNVD, from the coding sequence ATGGCAGTAACAATGGCAGATATCACCCACCTCCGCAAGATGAGCGGAGCCGGGATGATGGATTGCAAAAAGGCTTTGGAAGAAGCCGACAACGACTTTGAAAAGGCAATGGAGATCATTCGCAAGAAGGGTCAGGCTGTGGCCGCCAAACGCTCCGACCGCGAGGCCGCCGAAGGCTGCGTGCTCGCAGCCGACGAGGGCGGATTCGCCGCCATCGTGGCCCTGAAATGCGAAACCGACTTCGTAGCCAAGAATGCTGACTTTGTGGCGCTGACACAGGACATCCTGAACGCCGCCATGACCGGCAAACCCGCCTCGAAAGAGGCCCTTCTCGCAGCCACGCTGCAGGGAGGCCGCACGGTAGAGAACCACATCACGGACCGCATCGGTGTCACCGGCGAGAAGATGGAGCTCGGATACTACGAGTCCGTCCAAGGCGCCGCCACCGTCTCCTACATCCACCCGGGCAACAAGCTCGCGTCGATTGTAGCCTTCAACGAGCCGGTCGACCACCACGTAGCGCGCGAGATCGCCATGCAGGTGGCCGCCATGAACCCCGTGGCTGTGACCCCGGACGAGGTGCCCGCCCATGTGCTCGACACCGAGCGTGAGGTGGCCCGCGACAAGGCCCGTCAGGCCGGTAAGCCCGAGAATCTGCTCGACCGCATCGCCGAGGGCGCCCTCCAGAAGTATTTCAAAGAGAACACCCTCCTGCAGCAGGAGTACGTCAAGGATGCCAAATTGACCGTCCAACAATACCTGCAGCAGCAGAGCAAGACGCTCACCGTAACCGCCTTCAAGCGTGTCACGTTGAACGTGGACTAA
- a CDS encoding pyridoxamine 5'-phosphate oxidase family protein — protein MRYDNTSVRRQDRLLDEARALQILHEGEYGFLALVETRADAVAGYGIPISYVFEPSTDRIYLHCGPEGHKLRCLDLRPLVTFTVVGHTRVVPAGFTTAYESVLLRGRALRGLPPEERMHALELLIDKYSPNDKVVGLKYAEKSFHRTEIIRIDIDCASGKQKVIRPTGATPD, from the coding sequence ATGCGTTACGACAACACATCCGTCCGGCGCCAAGACCGCCTCCTCGACGAGGCCCGCGCCCTGCAAATCCTTCACGAAGGCGAATACGGCTTTCTGGCCCTCGTCGAAACCCGCGCCGATGCCGTCGCTGGCTACGGCATCCCCATCAGCTACGTCTTCGAACCCTCCACCGACCGCATCTACCTGCACTGCGGCCCCGAGGGCCACAAGCTCCGCTGCCTCGACCTCCGTCCATTAGTCACCTTCACCGTCGTCGGCCACACGCGCGTCGTCCCCGCCGGCTTCACCACGGCCTACGAGAGCGTCCTCCTGCGCGGCCGTGCCCTCCGCGGCCTCCCGCCCGAGGAGCGCATGCACGCCCTCGAGCTCCTCATCGATAAGTACAGCCCCAACGACAAGGTCGTCGGACTGAAGTACGCCGAAAAGTCCTTCCACCGCACCGAGATCATCCGTATCGACATCGACTGCGCCTCGGGCAAGCAGAAAGTGATCCGTCCCACAGGCGCCACCCCCGATTGA
- a CDS encoding rhodanese-like domain-containing protein, producing the protein MIKLLMSLFSVWLSMACAPSEGAEGGITSLTAAEFEALLARDQAVQLVDVRRPDEFAAGHINGAQLIDVTASDFLDRAQKSLDAQRPVAVYCRSGKRSMRAAQMLQKAGFRVIYNLDTGYLGWAEYQAGKKR; encoded by the coding sequence ATGATCAAGTTACTTATGTCATTATTCTCGGTATGGCTCTCGATGGCGTGCGCGCCGTCGGAAGGGGCCGAAGGTGGAATCACGTCGCTGACGGCGGCGGAGTTTGAGGCACTGCTGGCACGCGATCAGGCGGTACAGTTGGTGGATGTGCGTCGGCCGGACGAGTTCGCGGCGGGCCATATCAATGGGGCGCAGCTGATCGACGTGACGGCGTCGGACTTCCTTGACCGTGCGCAAAAGTCGCTCGACGCGCAGCGTCCGGTGGCCGTCTATTGTCGCAGCGGAAAGCGAAGCATGCGGGCGGCGCAGATGCTGCAAAAGGCGGGCTTCCGGGTGATCTACAATCTGGACACGGGCTACTTAGGCTGGGCCGAATATCAGGCCGGGAAGAAGCGCTGA
- a CDS encoding ABC transporter ATP-binding protein: protein MIQTHAITKRFDRLQILKGIDIEVHDREIVAIVGPSGAGKTTLLQIVGTLDRPDSGHVIIDGVDPFTLNERRMAAFRNQHIGFVFQFHRLLPEFTALENVMIPALIARDSAAEAERKARELLDFLHLSDRITHKPAELSGGEKQRVAVARALINRPSVVLADEPSGSLDSHSKDELHRLFFDLRRDLGQTFVIVTHDESLAAQADRTIRMRDGVIID, encoded by the coding sequence ATGATCCAAACCCACGCCATCACCAAGCGCTTCGACCGGCTACAGATCCTCAAAGGCATCGACATCGAGGTGCATGACCGCGAGATCGTCGCCATCGTCGGACCCAGCGGCGCCGGCAAAACAACCCTCCTGCAGATCGTCGGCACGCTCGACCGACCCGACTCGGGCCACGTCATCATCGACGGCGTCGACCCCTTCACCCTCAACGAACGGCGCATGGCCGCCTTCCGCAACCAACACATCGGATTCGTCTTCCAGTTCCACCGACTCCTACCCGAGTTCACGGCCCTCGAAAACGTCATGATCCCCGCCCTCATCGCCCGCGATTCTGCCGCCGAAGCCGAACGTAAGGCGCGCGAACTGCTCGACTTCCTCCACCTCTCCGACCGCATCACCCACAAGCCGGCCGAGCTCTCCGGCGGCGAAAAGCAACGCGTCGCCGTGGCCCGCGCCCTCATCAACCGGCCCAGCGTCGTCTTGGCCGACGAGCCCTCGGGCAGCCTCGACTCGCACAGCAAGGACGAGCTTCACCGTCTCTTCTTCGATCTTCGTCGCGACCTGGGCCAGACCTTCGTCATCGTCACCCACGACGAATCCCTCGCCGCCCAAGCCGATCGCACGATACGAATGAGGGATGGCGTCATTATCGATTGA
- a CDS encoding 3-phosphoshikimate 1-carboxyvinyltransferase produces MQYNLKAPDHLQATVTLPASKSISNRVSILSALAPEAAPLINLADSDDGRALQHALRSADETVDIGAAGTAMRFLTAYFAARPGRTRLLTGSARMRQRPIGLLVDALRGLGADIAYTEREGYPPLRIVGQRLRGGEVTMDSGVSSQFLSALLMVAPTMERGLQLRLTGATVSETYLRMTVGLMRRFGVVVEESDGGRTFRVAPQPIRAVPFTVEADWSAASYWYEMVALARDTTATVELLGLTPDSLQGDAAIAALFERLGVRTTFTDRGLRLDRLPGHRQPERFTCDCVLIPDMAQTLVVTCAALGLPFRFDGLQSLRIKETDRLAALQTELHRFGFVLTEHDGRTLQWDGTRCPPEATPTVATYDDHRMAMAFAPLALVRPGGVTIAHPEVVTKSYLRFWDDLRAAGFRF; encoded by the coding sequence ATGCAATACAACCTCAAAGCCCCCGACCACCTGCAAGCCACCGTCACGCTGCCCGCCTCGAAGAGCATCAGCAATCGCGTCTCGATACTCAGCGCACTCGCCCCCGAGGCCGCGCCCCTCATCAACCTGGCCGACAGCGACGACGGCCGCGCCCTGCAACACGCGCTTCGGTCGGCAGACGAGACCGTCGACATCGGCGCCGCCGGCACAGCCATGCGTTTCCTCACCGCCTACTTCGCCGCCCGGCCCGGCCGCACCCGCCTGCTGACAGGCAGCGCCCGCATGCGTCAGCGCCCCATCGGCCTCCTGGTCGACGCCCTCCGGGGACTCGGGGCCGACATCGCCTACACCGAGCGCGAGGGCTATCCGCCGCTCCGGATCGTCGGCCAGAGGCTGCGCGGCGGCGAGGTGACGATGGATAGCGGCGTCAGTTCGCAGTTCCTCTCCGCCCTGCTGATGGTGGCGCCCACGATGGAACGCGGCCTGCAGCTTCGGCTCACGGGTGCCACCGTGTCGGAGACTTATCTCAGGATGACCGTCGGGCTGATGCGTCGCTTCGGCGTTGTGGTAGAGGAGTCCGATGGCGGGCGGACGTTCCGCGTGGCACCGCAGCCGATCCGCGCCGTGCCCTTCACCGTAGAGGCCGACTGGAGCGCGGCCTCGTATTGGTACGAGATGGTGGCCCTCGCTCGGGATACCACGGCCACGGTAGAGCTGTTGGGCCTCACGCCGGACAGTCTGCAGGGCGACGCCGCCATTGCTGCGCTATTCGAGCGCCTCGGCGTACGCACCACCTTCACCGACCGCGGCCTACGCCTCGACCGGCTGCCCGGCCATCGCCAGCCCGAGCGCTTCACGTGCGACTGCGTCCTGATCCCCGACATGGCCCAAACGCTCGTCGTCACCTGCGCCGCGCTCGGCCTGCCCTTCCGCTTCGACGGCCTGCAAAGCCTGCGCATCAAGGAGACGGATCGGCTGGCCGCCCTACAAACCGAGCTCCACCGCTTCGGCTTCGTCCTCACGGAGCACGACGGCCGTACCCTCCAGTGGGACGGCACGCGTTGCCCGCCCGAAGCTACGCCCACAGTCGCCACCTACGATGACCACCGCATGGCCATGGCCTTCGCACCCCTTGCACTCGTCCGTCCGGGTGGCGTCACCATCGCACACCCCGAAGTAGTCACCAAGAGTTACCTCCGTTTCTGGGACGACCTCCGCGCCGCCGGCTTCCGGTTCTGA